One part of the Candidatus Limnocylindrales bacterium genome encodes these proteins:
- a CDS encoding glycosyltransferase, giving the protein MKIAFAHDWLNGMRGGEKCLEALCEIYPQAVLYTLLYEKGKLTSTIEGRRIYTSFIQRLPFVFKKYRQYLPLFPTAIEQFDLRDYDLVVSLSHCVAKGILTRPATCHICYILTPMRYAWDLYQDYFGREKIRGFQKWMIPFFLNYLRTWDVASSNRVDYFVAISEHVARRVRKYYRRECDVIYPPVNTGFYTPGAQDGDYFLIVSAFAPYKRIDLAIEAFNRLKLPLKIIGKGQEEKALRRLAGTTIEFLGSLSDEEVRDYYRRCRALIFPGEEDLGLTPLEAQATGRPVIAYARGGVLETVIEGVTGLFFQEPTVESLCQTIIRFNQMSFDKTKIREQALRFSKERFKAEMKAYIENKVKEYFR; this is encoded by the coding sequence ATGAAAATTGCCTTTGCCCATGATTGGCTCAACGGGATGCGAGGGGGAGAAAAATGCCTGGAGGCTCTCTGTGAAATCTACCCCCAGGCGGTTCTCTATACCTTACTTTATGAGAAGGGAAAGCTGACCTCTACCATCGAAGGAAGGCGTATTTATACCAGTTTTATTCAAAGGCTTCCCTTTGTTTTCAAGAAATACCGGCAATATCTTCCCTTGTTTCCCACAGCCATAGAGCAATTCGACCTCAGGGATTATGACCTGGTGGTTAGTTTGAGCCACTGCGTGGCCAAAGGAATTTTAACCAGACCTGCCACCTGTCACATTTGTTACATTTTAACCCCCATGCGATATGCCTGGGACCTTTATCAGGACTATTTTGGTCGGGAAAAAATCCGGGGGTTTCAAAAATGGATGATTCCCTTTTTTCTCAATTATCTCAGAACCTGGGATGTAGCTTCCAGTAATCGGGTAGACTATTTTGTTGCGATCTCCGAGCATGTAGCCCGACGGGTACGAAAGTACTATCGGCGAGAATGTGACGTCATTTATCCTCCTGTGAATACCGGGTTTTATACCCCCGGTGCCCAGGATGGAGATTATTTCTTGATAGTTTCCGCCTTTGCCCCCTACAAGCGGATCGATCTCGCCATTGAGGCTTTCAATCGGTTAAAACTCCCCCTCAAGATCATTGGTAAAGGTCAGGAGGAGAAGGCTTTAAGACGATTGGCCGGAACTACCATTGAGTTTTTGGGTAGTCTTTCCGATGAGGAAGTCCGGGATTATTACCGCAGGTGTCGGGCGTTGATTTTTCCTGGGGAGGAAGACCTGGGGTTAACGCCCCTCGAAGCTCAGGCCACCGGACGACCCGTTATAGCCTATGCCCGGGGCGGTGTACTGGAAACCGTTATAGAGGGGGTTACTGGACTTTTCTTTCAGGAGCCAACTGTGGAAAGCCTCTGTCAGACCATCATTCGATTTAATCAGATGAGTTTTGACAAAACCAAAATCCGAGAGCAGGCCCTCCGATTTAGCAAAGAGCGATTTAAAGCAGAGATGAAAGCTTATATAGAAAATAAGGTAAAAGAGTATTTTCGTTAA